The following coding sequences lie in one Opisthocomus hoazin isolate bOpiHoa1 chromosome 7, bOpiHoa1.hap1, whole genome shotgun sequence genomic window:
- the CHST14 gene encoding carbohydrate sulfotransferase 14, whose amino-acid sequence MLMFGVIVASSGLLLLIEKGVLARVKPPHPPPGQPSRRGPGEPEDEVLRDVRNRTIRAVCGQRAMPRSVWELPAGQRRTVLRHLLVSDKHRFLYCYVPKVACSNWKRVLKVLDGALESVDVRLKMDHKSDLVFLGDMEPDEISYRLENYYKFVFVRNPMERLLSAYRNKFGEIKEYQQKYGVEIVRRYRRNGGSSAGDDVTFSEFLRYLLDEEAERMNEHWMPIYNLCQPCAVRYDFIGSYERLSADANYVLERVRSPAFVRFPERQPWYKPVTAETLHYYLCNTPRRLIKELLPKYILDFSLFAYPLPNVSSEFCRQ is encoded by the coding sequence atGCTGATGTTCGGCGTGATCGTGGCCTCCagcgggctgctgctgctgatcgaGAAGGGCGTCCTGGCGCGGGTGAAGCCGCCGCACCCGCCGCCCGGCCAGCCCTCCCGCCGAGGCCCCGGCGAGCCGGAGGACGAGGTGCTGCGGGACGTCCGCAACCGCACCATCCGCGCCGTCTGCGGGCAGCGGGCCATGCCCCGCAGCGTCTGGGAGCTGCCGGCCGGGCAGCGGCGGACCGTGCTCCGGCACCTCCTGGTCAGCGACAAGCACCGCTTCCTGTACTGCTACGTGCCCAAGGTGGCCTGCTCCAACTGGAAGCGCGTCCTGAAGGTGCTGGACGGGGCGCTGGAGAGCGTCGACGTCCGGCTGAAGATGGACCACAAGAGCGACCTGGTCTTCCTCGGGGACATGGAGCCGGATGAGATCAGCTACCGCCTGGAGAACTACTACAAGTTCGTCTTCGTGCGGAACCCCATGGAGAGGCTGCTGTCGGCCTACAGGAACAAGTTCGGGGAGATCAAGGAGTACCAGCAGAAGTACGGCGTGGAGATCGTCAGGCGGTATCGGAGGAACGGGGGGAGCTCGGCGGGCGACGACGTCACCTTCTCCGAGTTCCTGCGGTACCTGCTGGACGAGGAGGCGGAGAGGATGAACGAGCACTGGATGCCCATCTACAACCTGTGCCAGCCCTGCGCCGTGCGGTACGACTTCATCGGCTCCTACGAGCGGCTCAGCGCCGACGCCAACTACGTCCTGGAGCGCGTCCGCTCGCCCGCCTTCGTCCGCTTCCCCGAGCGGCAGCCGTGGTACAAGCCCGTGACGGCGGAAACGCTGCACTACTACCTGTGCAACACCCCGCGCCGGCTGATAAAGGAGCTGCTGCCGAAGTACATCCTGGATTTCTCCCTCTTCGCCTACCCCCTGCCCAACGTCAGCAGCGAGTTCTGCAGGCAGTGA
- the BAHD1 gene encoding bromo adjacent homology domain-containing 1 protein has protein sequence MTHARKKQLFLLKHPAGSAGRASSPTGSRRMERAEAACGEQRDGDATEAPNCPGGCVGTNKNKNLQEVRKTYPLRRRVLPAVSKKTCKVLLTRLEDVAGSLSKQTPSCKKKELPSWVEGLGPALFSEQVQPVGAGKSDSSGEKCPAAYPGTERDLEAAPAEPRKRRLASLNAEAVNNLLFERDDGLLSSRRFRRDSVKAGADCAVKSLHCRAGDGWPASDKAAVKTGKAKNRHEPSQKCHSCDHSLDEVFDDGTKREDGAVPYHPTPKRLASLNAVAFLKLTHEKDQPLKQRSKSDAEGKSENHCSKSTLKWARAGRKNCVRAKKEAASFKPEGPHGWRGLAPRASGKREQRDSSAEPVPYESLSSSYASTEGFYHRLPLLMGGQASMKPEYGRPGEKSPTPKQEFHQPSFPVQQFPPLPVPGNHTDCGCLYESSDLPPLNGFYVYYGQSGYSGCSPCSVYPKDELSPPAACEGLLVSPGSLPAGAHFQPLHWCSSPYCCGEGAAVNSYSVCGVVHVPEGRVGSVHAGRNSYPYKMPFAAEGCKSLDQLNLTIPVAGHPASPAHPLSGCPVPSVPPAAEPVPHLQTPNSDPQTTARECPQSSKPPSGSKSGLRNTTGCLHASDSKAAGGHSHPKQQRIGRRRATNGWIPVGAACEKAVYVVNEPEPAVRKSYQAVERDGEIIRVRDTVLLKSGPRKKSMPYVAKISALWEDPKTGELMMSLLWYYRPEHTQGGRNPSMHQNEIFASRHQDENSVACIEEKCYVLTFAEYCRFCALAKRRVEGIPGRKTVMVPPSEEYSTPLHRKVPEDTDPELVFLCRHVYDFRHGRILKNPQ, from the exons ATGACGCATGCCCGGAAGAAACAACTTTTCCTCCTGAAACACCCAGCTGGTTCTGCTGGCCGAGCCTCGTCGCCCACGGGCagcaggaggatggagagggcCGAGGCGGCGTGCGGGGAGCAGAGAGACGGAGACGCCACCGAGGCTCCGAACTGTCCGGGTGGGTGTGTGGGGACGAACAAAAACAAGAATCTGCAGGAGGTGCGAAAGACGTACCCGCTGCGGAGACGCGTGCTGCCCGCGGTGAGCAAAAAGACCTGCAAAGTGCTCCTCACCAGGCTGGAGGACGTGGCTGGGTCCCTGTCGAAACAGACCCCGAGCTGTAAAAAAAAGGAGCTTCCCAGCTGGGTGGAGGGTTTGGGACCTGCCCTGTTCTCCGAACAAGTTCAGCCTGTGGGAGCAGGGAAGAGTGATTCATCCGGGGAAAAGTGCCCAGCAGCGTATCCGGGGACGGAGCGAGACCTCGAGgctgctcctgcagagcccaGGAAGCGCAGGCTGGCCTCGCTGAACGCCGAGGCCGTCAACAACCTGCTCTTTGAGCGGGACGATGGCCTGTTATCCAGCCGGCGCTTTCGGAGGGACTCCGTTAAAGCCGGCGCAGACTGTGCCGTTAAGAGCTTGCATTGCAGAGCTGGTGACGGCTGGCCTGCCTCGGACAAAGCAGCTGTGaaaacaggtaaagcaaaaaacCGGCACGAGCCCAGCCAGAAATGCCATAGCTGTGACCATTCCCTGGATGAGGTCTTCGATGACGGGACAAAGAGGGAGGACGGTGCCGTCCCCTATCACCCCACCCCAAAGAGACTGGCCAGCCTGAACGCCGTGGCCTTTCTGAAGCTGACCCATGAGAAAGACCAACCCCTGAAGCAGAGGAGTAAATCGGACGCAGAGGGCAAGTCCGAGAACCACTGTTCGAAATCTACGCTCAAGTGGGCCAGAGCCGGCCGGAAGAATTGCGTCCGAGCCAAGAAGGAAGCGGCGAGCTTCAAGCCGGAGGGTCCGCACGGCTGGCGGGGGCTCGCCCCGCGCGCCTCGGGGAAGCGGGAGCAGCGGGACTCCTCCGCAGAGCCCGTCCCGTACGAGTCGCTGTCGAGCTCCTACGCCAGCACGGAGGGCTTCTACCACAGACTGCCTTTGCTGATGGGGGGGCAAGCTTCCATGAAGCCGGAGTACGGAAGGCCCGGAGAGAAATCGCCGACCCCCAAGCAGGAATTCCACCAGCCGTCCTTCCCCGTGCAGCAGTTCCCTCCCCTGCCCGTGCCCGGAAATCACACGGACTGTGGATGTCTCTACGAGTCCTCGGATCTGCCTCCGCTGAACGGGTTTTACGTTTATTATGGCCAAAGTGGGTACAGTGGCTGCTCTCCCTGCTCCGTTTACCCCAAGGACGAGCTCTCGCCGCCGGCTGCCTGCGAGGGGCTCTTGGTGTCGCCGGGTTCCTTGCCGGCGGGGGCTCATTTCCAGCCCCTCCACTGGTGCAGCTCGCCCTACTGCTGCGGAGAAGGAGCCGCGGTGAACAGCTACAGCGTCTGCGGAGTCGTGCACGTGCCGGAGGGCAGGGTTGGCAGCGTGCACGCGGGGCGGAACAGCTACCCCTACAAAATGCCTTTCGCAGCAG AAGGCTGCAAGTCTCTGGACCAGCTGAACCTCACAATCCCCGTGGCAGGGCACCCCGCGTCGCCTGCCCACCCGCTCTCAGGATGCCCTGTCCCCAGCGTGCCGCCGGCCGCGGAGCCCGTTCCTCACCTGCAGACCCCCAACTCTGACCCTCAGACCACGGCTCGAGAATGCCCGCAGAGCTCGAAGCCTCCCAGCGGCTCCAAGTCCGGCCTGCGCAACACCACGGGCTGTCTCCACGCCTCGGACAGCAAAGCGGCGGGGGGTCATTCCCACCCGAAGCAGCAGCGCATTGGCCGGCGGAGAGCGACCAACGGCTGGATACCCGTCGGCGCAGCCTGCGAGAAGGCCGTCTACGTTGTG AACGAACCGGAGCCAGCTGTTCGCAAGAGCTATCAGGCCGTGGAGAGAGACGGGGAGATCATCCGGGTCCGAGACACTGTCCTCTTGAAATCGGGACCCCGGAAGAAATCCATGCCGTACGTCGCGAAGATCTCGGCGCTGTGGGAGGACCCCAAGACAG GGGAGCTGATGATGAGCCTCCTGTGGTACTACAGACCGGAGCACACGCAGGGAGGCCGCAATCCCAGTATGCACCAG AATGAGATCTTTGCATCCCGGCATCAGGACGAGAACAGCGTTGCCTGCATCGAGGAGAAGTGCTACGTGCTGACCTTTGCAGAGTACTGCAG ATTTTGTGCCTTGGCGAAGCGTCGAGTCGAGGGGATCCCAGGCAGGAAAACCGTTATGGTCCCTCCCTCGGAAGAGTACTCCACACCTCTGCACCGCAAGGTGCCCGAGGACACGGACCCCGAGCTGGTTTTCCTCTGTCGTCACGTCTACGACTTCAGGCACGGGCGCATCCTCAAGAACCCGCAGTAG